GCTTTATTAATCTGGATTTTTAGTTACAATATTTGAACCATTTACACTGCATGATGAGTGGCATATTGTTTCGATTTATCTCACTATACAATACATGCCTATCCTgaaatgtgttgatttttttGTCTAATGCTCTTGTAACAGTAGCAGCTGCTATGTTGATGGTGTCTTGGTGAATGTTAACTGGTGTTATGGTGTTTAGGTTACAGTCGCGGAGGGGTCCCTAATGGACATGGTGATATAGCCAATGGTAAAACTCATCCCAGATGTATGTGGGACTTCATATTTGAAAGATTCATTGTTGAATAATATGATTGACATAGCTGTAGTATATAGTCGAGTGTTTATCCGCTTGTTAAGCCGTGACATGAGAAAAACTGTTTCTGTGTCCAAGTCTCTGCTCGTTTCAGTTGAGAATCTCGACAGCTGTTTATCAACACTGTTTTTCCATTAGACACATTTAAGATAAACTTTTAAAAACTCATACACTACAGTACCTTGGACACTAATATTTAAGGATTTATAAACAGTGGCCATCTGAGATATAAGTTAggatcattttatatatttttcggTAGTATTACAGCACACCATGAGTGTATATTATCACTATTTGTTGTTTGCGTTTGGCATCTGCTTGAGTGTTTGGACATTGGAAACAGTGACGTGAGATGTCAGACTTATCAAGCAGATAGTTAGTATACAGCTGTGTACAGTGTCCTCTTATGGCATAGGCAAGTCAAAATTGTGGGTTTTAAGTAATGGGACTAATATAGTAACTGTAGCTGCGCTCAATAGGTTTCCCCTCAGGACCAGGAGTGACCAATGGAATGAGAGCTCAAATTAAGGGTAAACACACTCCAACAGCTGAATTAAAGCTAATCAGAACACatcagactgtaaaaaaaaataaaaaataaaaaaaataattctcttTCACACTCTTTCACAActgtttgatattttaatatattttatgatgtcatttattcttgtgaaggattgttactccagtcttcagtgtcacatcatcaacatttattattattatcaatgtggaaaACAGTTCATATATTTGTGTTGAAACCATCACATGTGATTTTAGCTTATAATACCTTTATCATCCCCGGACTTTTGTAATGTAGTATAGATGTCTATTAATCAAAACTGCTGTAGATAACTACTGTTATGATCTGTAGGCTATGGTCCAGCAGCAGATATGAATAATGGACGAGGAATTATTAACAATGGTAAAGTTTTTATCGCCTTTGTAGCAAAACAAATGATCTGTTCCTATCTGCGAGTAATCAGTGAAAAGTTTCTGTGATGAATATGTTTATATTCGTTGGAAGTAAAGGGAGAGTGAGTGGAAGGAAATGCATGCAAAaagattgtttttaaagaataagcATATAGCTGATGTTGGATTCTCTGTGTTGAGATAAACCACTGTTGTAATACAATACAGGACCAGTTTTGCCTAACGGACAGGGCACTGAACCATCCAATATGGGTAAACGTCTTCCTATTAAAATATCACCGGTTTATGGCTGAATGCATGTCACGAGGTGCTGTTTTCTCCAGTCTAAAATCAACTCAGTATTCCAGCCGTCATCCAATGAATTGTATATATGGCATTCGACATGTTAGTGTGTTAATGATTGTAGACTGGAAAATGCACCCCTCATCATGAACTCATTGCAGCTGCAGGTCTATGAATAAGTGCTTTTCTGTACCACAGCTGTTCAGAAaggtttctgtgtgtttgtgtgtgcgtgctggACTAATGCCTCATCTATTTCTTGGGGctgttctcttttctttttatatgCTTCACCTGAGCCTTTATCTTTGTGCTGATGTGTGCCCTATGCATGCTAATATCTCTCCCACAGGCCACACATATggaccagacacacacactgtgaattcGCCTTGCATGATTACTCTGACCAACAGGCCCCTGTACGATCACATTATTCTGTGATGGCCATGATCTTTGTTACTAGTGGCCAAATTTTCATAGTTGATATTTTGTTGGCAGGATACGGCCTTGCTGCTGGTTATCTTGGAGCTGGTTTAACTGACGGTTATGGAGCAGGTATCTAGAAATTGTGAACTTTTGTTTCTCTCTAACAAGCACTATAATAATCATATCTTGCTAAAGCTaccagtttttttgttgttttttgctgaTACACGTCTAGGGGCAGGTGGATACCCACAGGGAGTTCGAGCAGGAAAGCAGATTGGTAAATAATATCTCTTTTGTTCATTATATAGAGGAgacggggctagttgtcacaagggCTGCATATCAGCAACTGTGAAGTTTTGAGTTTAAAGTCTAATTACATAAAGGTGTGTTTTCTACAGCAgtttgtacacttttttgtgcaaaagatttataaaaaaaaaaatttaaaactttcGCAAACACTGAAATATGTTTAGAGACCCCAGACTTTTAAATGAACACCtgattatttacaaataatcatacattttcatttttgtgatttattattttttttattctgtccaCTTTTCTATGGCTGTTGATATAGATCTGTCCTGAAAAATAGTTACTGGAGTGAAAACTATGACTACTTTAGGCCTTTTCTCCTCTATATAGATGTTTAAATATTGTCCTTTGTTTCTTCTAATGATTTTTCTATTCTTGTCTCTGTTAGTACCCTAGTAAAACCTTTCATAATATCATAACGTTGTTGTTATGCATTGCATGATGCATTAAGCATGAGTGTGGTCAGATCAGCAGCAGCCTGCTGCTTCAGCACAAAGCCAAGAGCGAAGTGCTCCTCTAAGACCTCTTCATCTGAGTTCTTGCACAAACATTGGCGTgccagtctgtgcaagaaacaccCAAAATTTCACACTCTATgttatgctctttttttttttccgaatCACCTTGGTTACACAATTGTTGACTTTGACTGTGAAACACAATGGTGTTTCCTGTGTTACTTTTACACCCTGTGCAGTGTTGAGTTTAATAATGTTTTCTCAGCAGGCTACAGCAACGGATACGGCAGTGAGGTTTATGGCACAGCAGACGGTTATGGAGCAGGTGAGTCTGGACTGGATAGGTATGATGGAGCATGTCCCAATGTCACACTAACATATAAGCATAATTATAATTGAGAGACAATTATAATTATGTTACAGGACCAGCCTACCCATCAGTGTTAGGTGATAATGTTGGTCTGAACAGTATAGCTGGTAAGGTTATGGGTGTAATCAACAGCATTGCATTCACACTAAAGagattcaaaacacctgcaataATGTCAGCACTTCATCCAGTGTGTAATACACTCTGTCCTGTGATTATACACAAGATTATTTTAATCAAGATTGTAGAAAATAGCCTCCTCCAGCCTAATCTGGTTGAAGTGTCTGAACTGCAATAGCTTGACCACTGAGCAATCAGCTGTTGCCAGTGCAATTACTTTTATACTAATACTAAGCTAATCTGAGCAAGACCGTAATATGCTCCTAGGATGCCACTAATGGAGATGGTAAACCGAGTGTTTTGCATACATTAACTAGAAGCAGCATCATCTGCATGAAATCACAGAGGTCAATGTCTGCTCGCGCAGGTCTTGGCGCTGGAGGCCTTGGAGGTCCAGGACTGGTAGTGAACCCTGGCCTTGGTGCTGATGCCAAGTCTAGAAAATATGGTAAGAAAAGTCATCTGAAGATGACAGTTAAATAGAAACACACTGAATACACAACCGTTCAAACAGGATTTGGGttgttttgatcaattttatgcattaatttcttaaaaaaaaaaatcttactgacagaTTACAGCATTTCCTACTTCACCTGCCATTGACAAATGTGGCAAAACTCGGTGGTTGCTTGTTCCTGTAAACCTCTGGTTTAATTTGTCTAAAGGGGCTGGCGGAGTTCTTGGAGCTGGATCCTTGCCTTACGGTGGCCAGCCTGTGGTCTCAGCTGGACTTGACCCTCAAAGCAAAGCTGGTAGTTATGGTGGAGCTACATACAGAGGAATACCAACGCTTGGGGCAGACACTTCTTTGGGTACGT
The nucleotide sequence above comes from Carassius gibelio isolate Cgi1373 ecotype wild population from Czech Republic chromosome B3, carGib1.2-hapl.c, whole genome shotgun sequence. Encoded proteins:
- the LOC127952283 gene encoding elastin; its protein translation is MEQLPVFLLFFADTRLGAGGYPQGVRAGKQIGYSNGYGSEVYGTADGYGAGLGAGGLGGPGLVVNPGLGADAKSRKYGAGGVLGAGSLPYGGQPVVSAGLDPQSKAGSYGGATYRGIPTLGADTSLGGTGGAMEPLAGGAVGQIPYNAPVIAAGLEADAGYPFGAEQVSLGADATKTAAKYGTGYAAALSTGGQGPYAGQKDGSKLSGIYGNGYKGKPHDKHPVSDS